Sequence from the Neptunomonas japonica JAMM 1380 genome:
TATTAAGTCTTGCAGAGCATCAATCTCATCGTTATCGAGGTCGCCTTCAACAGAGAACTGATACGCGCTGCTTTCGCTACGACTAATATTGAAAAGTGACTGCGTATTACCCTGTTGATCCTTTTCAATCCCAAAGGAACTTTCATATTCGCTGTTTTTAGCGAAGTTGATGGTGACTTCATCGCCATCTTGGGTTTTTACTTTCAGTGATAATGTTTCTGCTTCCTGATAGCGCTCAGCAGCTATTAAGCGAGATACTTGTGCATCTTCAGGTGTTTTTTGTCCTGATTCTATCGCACTAAGCGCATCCAGTGTTTTCTCTTCGGTGAGATCAATATTTGCTGTGACAGAGTCACTCAATGCGCCTAAACCATCGAGAATTTCGCGTGCTTCAGAAAAACCTTTCTTAACGCCGTCTACGGCAGCGTTATACATCTTTTGTATATCTTCTTCTGAGCGACCATTACGGCGTGCTGCTTCCAAACCCTGAGCGACAAAATCGCCAATACGACTGGCGACTTTCTCCGGAGAGAAATCATCCGCACTCATGCTTTTAAGATCGCCACCACTCATGCCTGGTATATTGCTAGCCAGCCGGTTTAATACGGTATCTTGGCTAGCCGCTTCCGAAGTCTTTCCATTAGAGGTGGCGTGTTGAAAGCTTGTTTGTGAGCTTTGCTGTGTAAATGAAGAATGAGAGTACAGAGTGCCAATCATGTTGGGCCTCCGGTTATTAGTCGGTTATAGCTATTTATATCGACTTATTTTAGTAGAACTTTAGAAAATAGTGGGTGAATTGAATAAGTTTTACGTTGCTGGCCGTGAAAAATAGAATGTTTTATTTTCAATATCATAAAATCACTCTATTTATCATAGTAGTAGTGTAAATAGCGCATAGCAGCTTAAAATAGAGTCATTATTAGTTGGATCATGAAAATGGTTAAAGGAGATGAGTGTGGAAGATTTATTACCAGAGTTGTGTGACCAGTTCCCTGAGCAGGTTCAAGTGGTTGAGCCCATGTTCGGCAATTTCGGCGGCCGTGAAGCTTTTGGTGGTGAAATTGTCACACTAAAAGCATTTGAGGATAATTCCTTGGTTCGTGAACAAGTTGCGTTACCTGGTGAAGGTAAGGTTCTCGTGGTTGATGGCGGTGGTTCTATGCGCCGTGCGATGTTAGGCGATATGCTGGCTGAGAAAGCAGAAAAAAATGGATGGGAAGGCATTATTATTTATGGCTGCATCCGTGATGTAAATGCTATTAGCGGATTAGACTTGGGTGTACAAGCGCTAGGTTCACATCCAATGAAAACGGATAAGCGTGGTTTAGGTGACTTAAATGTAGATGTTACTTTTGGTGGCGTTACTTTCAAGCCAGGTCACTACGTTTATGCTGATAATAATGGTGTTCTGATTTCAGCGGTTAAACTAGAGCTCGCTGATTAACATTGCTTGATTATTAAGAAAGCCCCATGGCCATGCTGATATAAAGCTTGGCCATGATTCCAAATACACTTGCACCACTAATCAACCCAAGAAAAATTAGTTTACCTTCACGTGATGCTTTCGA
This genomic interval carries:
- a CDS encoding DUF5610 domain-containing protein, producing MIGTLYSHSSFTQQSSQTSFQHATSNGKTSEAASQDTVLNRLASNIPGMSGGDLKSMSADDFSPEKVASRIGDFVAQGLEAARRNGRSEEDIQKMYNAAVDGVKKGFSEAREILDGLGALSDSVTANIDLTEEKTLDALSAIESGQKTPEDAQVSRLIAAERYQEAETLSLKVKTQDGDEVTINFAKNSEYESSFGIEKDQQGNTQSLFNISRSESSAYQFSVEGDLDNDEIDALQDLIKDVNEISNEFFDGDVQKAFDMASEFRMDKTELASMNLRLTQSEQHTAVAKYSEVENLDSPGMNPGKRLGHMMQNMHGAADRPGLGFIQDASSFSREMLSTLVTQDIRYKDSNEPEKARYDANLDSMNNLLASQQTAAVQDN
- the rraA gene encoding ribonuclease E activity regulator RraA → MSVEDLLPELCDQFPEQVQVVEPMFGNFGGREAFGGEIVTLKAFEDNSLVREQVALPGEGKVLVVDGGGSMRRAMLGDMLAEKAEKNGWEGIIIYGCIRDVNAISGLDLGVQALGSHPMKTDKRGLGDLNVDVTFGGVTFKPGHYVYADNNGVLISAVKLELAD